Proteins encoded by one window of Swingsia samuiensis:
- a CDS encoding MoaD/ThiS family protein, which translates to MIRLELEYFAQMKEIAEKSKEVIHTDLKKAEDLYLELKERYNFPFKGSRLRVAVNGDFVPWDYQLKNGDHVVFIPPVTGG; encoded by the coding sequence ATGATCCGCCTTGAATTAGAATATTTTGCTCAGATGAAAGAGATAGCTGAGAAAAGTAAAGAGGTTATCCATACGGATCTTAAGAAAGCAGAAGACTTATACTTGGAATTAAAAGAAAGATATAACTTTCCGTTTAAAGGGTCTCGTTTGCGGGTGGCTGTAAACGGTGATTTTGTTCCATGGGATTACCAACTTAAGAATGGTGATCATGTTGTTTTTATTCCTCCTGTGACAGGTGGGTAA
- the aroQ gene encoding type II 3-dehydroquinate dehydratase translates to MKRPLIAVLNGPNLNMLGLRQPEVYGHATLDDVEHLCIQAAERLDIAIDFRQTNGEGELVSWVQECRDRADGIVINPAAYGHTSIALLDALLAVELPVIEVHISNIHRREAFRHHTYVSQAAIGVICGLGVRGYAHALQAITDMIEDEG, encoded by the coding sequence ATGAAACGTCCTCTGATTGCCGTTCTGAACGGTCCGAACTTAAATATGCTTGGTTTACGTCAGCCTGAAGTTTATGGGCATGCGACGTTAGACGATGTAGAACATCTATGCATTCAAGCTGCTGAGCGGCTTGATATTGCTATAGATTTTCGGCAAACGAATGGAGAGGGCGAACTTGTTTCATGGGTGCAGGAATGTCGCGATCGAGCTGATGGAATCGTGATTAATCCAGCCGCTTATGGACATACATCTATTGCTTTGTTGGATGCTTTGCTGGCGGTCGAGTTGCCAGTGATTGAGGTCCACATTTCCAATATTCATCGCCGGGAGGCATTTCGCCATCATACTTACGTTTCTCAAGCTGCAATTGGTGTTATTTGCGGTCTGGGGGTGCGAGGGTATGCGCATGCGCTTCAGGCAATTACAGACATGATCGAAGACGAAGGATGA
- the moaC gene encoding cyclic pyranopterin monophosphate synthase MoaC, producing the protein MKTLTHVDERGEEPRMVDVSHKNITERIAHAQGRVVFPEDVAQTLSDAGFMTKKGAVLTVAQIAGVMGVKATSQLIPLCHPLMLNGCKVEITMQGNEAVIDCRVSCQGKTGVEMEALTGVSVAALTLYDMCKALSHDIVIRDIRLIGKAGGKRDFQRAGV; encoded by the coding sequence ATGAAAACACTGACGCATGTTGATGAGCGAGGCGAAGAACCTCGGATGGTGGATGTCAGTCATAAAAACATAACGGAGCGGATAGCTCACGCACAGGGACGTGTTGTGTTTCCTGAGGACGTTGCTCAAACGTTAAGTGATGCAGGTTTTATGACTAAAAAGGGGGCCGTTTTAACCGTTGCGCAAATTGCGGGGGTTATGGGCGTAAAAGCTACGTCTCAACTTATTCCATTGTGTCATCCTTTAATGCTGAATGGGTGTAAGGTTGAAATTACAATGCAAGGTAATGAGGCTGTCATCGATTGTCGGGTGTCCTGTCAGGGCAAAACAGGAGTTGAGATGGAAGCGTTAACAGGAGTTTCTGTCGCTGCTTTGACCCTCTATGACATGTGCAAAGCTTTGTCTCATGATATTGTTATTCGAGATATAAGGCTTATAGGAAAAGCGGGTGGTAAGCGTGATTTTCAGAGAGCTGGAGTATGA
- a CDS encoding YihY/virulence factor BrkB family protein, with translation MTFSTDSSATEQKKGTAPAPDSKAVNVNAEIKRIRKKLSEADREAIIQVRKYGLEGPGTGARSPFSMPWGGWKLVFRQVFSEAGSSETSLSAAGCAFYATLSLFPAISSLISVYGLVFDLNTVEPQLELLRHLLPPAAYTLIGGRIHELVSQPHTSLTIGLIFSLFIALWSASASTKSMLSALNMAYNVDESRGFISFQLTALITTLVTIMGAALTLALMVAAPALVDYLPDILGVQRLLPPFDWLVSYGARLFFHTLGPILMLLFVFVFVTLLYRFGPSRKASKWRWIIPGSLIATFFWVLTSLGFSWYVAHFASYSVTYGPLGAVAAIMMWFFVSVYVVLVGAEFNASLEERAKGSLPRIAGMPQVSSVVSAAMASNEMPEQ, from the coding sequence GTGACCTTCTCCACTGATTCTTCCGCAACAGAACAGAAAAAAGGCACGGCTCCAGCGCCAGATTCGAAAGCTGTTAATGTTAATGCGGAAATAAAACGTATCCGTAAAAAGCTGTCCGAAGCGGATAGAGAAGCCATCATTCAAGTCCGAAAATATGGTCTTGAGGGGCCGGGAACAGGGGCAAGATCTCCGTTTTCTATGCCTTGGGGTGGCTGGAAGCTGGTTTTTCGGCAAGTGTTTTCAGAGGCGGGGTCCTCAGAAACTTCTTTATCTGCTGCCGGGTGTGCATTTTATGCCACATTGTCTTTATTCCCTGCTATTTCGAGTTTGATCTCGGTTTATGGACTGGTGTTTGACCTTAATACAGTTGAACCTCAGCTTGAGTTATTGAGACATCTTTTGCCGCCCGCTGCTTACACGTTGATTGGTGGCCGCATACATGAGTTGGTCTCCCAACCGCATACGTCTTTGACAATTGGACTGATATTTTCGCTGTTCATCGCGTTATGGTCTGCTTCGGCAAGCACAAAATCAATGCTTTCAGCTTTGAATATGGCTTACAATGTTGACGAAAGCCGTGGTTTTATCAGCTTTCAGCTTACGGCTCTTATTACCACGTTAGTAACCATTATGGGGGCGGCTTTAACACTTGCCTTGATGGTGGCGGCTCCGGCTTTGGTTGATTATTTGCCTGATATATTAGGGGTTCAGCGATTATTGCCGCCGTTTGATTGGCTTGTTTCGTATGGAGCAAGGCTGTTTTTCCATACGCTTGGGCCAATATTAATGCTTTTGTTTGTGTTCGTTTTTGTGACCCTTCTTTATCGGTTTGGGCCTTCACGAAAAGCATCAAAATGGCGCTGGATTATCCCAGGTTCGTTGATTGCAACGTTCTTTTGGGTCCTTACCTCGCTTGGTTTTTCTTGGTACGTGGCTCACTTTGCCAGTTATAGCGTGACGTATGGACCACTTGGCGCTGTGGCGGCAATTATGATGTGGTTTTTTGTAAGTGTTTATGTTGTGCTGGTGGGAGCCGAGTTTAATGCAAGTTTAGAAGAGAGAGCAAAAGGCTCCTTGCCGCGTATTGCTGGGATGCCACAAGTCTCTTCTGTTGTATCGGCTGCAATGGCCTCAAATGAGATGCCAGAGCAATAA
- the moaA gene encoding GTP 3',8-cyclase MoaA, translating to MRISVMDRCNFRCPYCMPEAKYHEHFRFLDASERLSFDEIEQIARVAVSLGVTKLRLTGGEPLLRPDLPELVKRLRGLEGVTDIALTTNGVLLDRYAESLKLSGLSRVTISLDSLDPAVFTRMSGDRSSLTPVLKAIEKAKEIGFPKGIKLNVVVQKGINDEGMEDLAGYFRHSGITVRFIEYMDVGTRNHWNLEEVLPSAVLLERLSRRWPLVAVEAGYRGEVAKRYRYADGAGEIGFISSVTAPFCGDCSRARLSSDGKIYTCLFASEGHDLKSLLRQGADDQVVRNHLIALWEKRRDRYSEERSSGEESKNQHRIEMNYIGG from the coding sequence CTGCGGATTTCGGTGATGGATCGTTGTAATTTCCGTTGTCCATACTGCATGCCTGAGGCGAAATATCATGAGCATTTTCGTTTTTTAGATGCCTCAGAGCGTTTGAGTTTCGATGAAATTGAGCAAATTGCGCGCGTAGCCGTGTCGTTGGGTGTAACGAAATTGCGGCTGACAGGAGGTGAGCCTTTGCTTCGCCCTGATCTGCCAGAACTGGTGAAACGGTTACGGGGGTTAGAAGGTGTCACGGATATTGCGTTAACCACGAATGGAGTTTTGCTCGATCGGTATGCCGAGAGTTTAAAATTGTCAGGATTAAGCCGTGTAACGATTAGTTTGGATAGTTTGGATCCTGCTGTTTTTACTCGAATGAGTGGTGACCGCTCATCCTTAACTCCTGTGTTGAAAGCGATTGAAAAAGCCAAAGAGATTGGCTTCCCAAAAGGCATAAAATTGAATGTTGTGGTGCAAAAAGGCATTAATGATGAAGGAATGGAAGACCTAGCTGGTTATTTCCGGCATTCAGGGATAACGGTTCGTTTCATAGAATATATGGATGTTGGCACTCGTAATCATTGGAATTTGGAGGAAGTCTTACCGTCGGCCGTGTTATTGGAGCGGCTGTCCCGCCGGTGGCCTCTTGTGGCTGTTGAAGCAGGGTATCGAGGCGAGGTGGCGAAGCGGTATCGATATGCAGATGGGGCCGGTGAGATTGGGTTTATTTCTTCTGTAACAGCTCCCTTTTGTGGGGATTGTTCACGTGCTCGTTTATCGTCAGATGGCAAAATATATACTTGTTTATTTGCGTCTGAAGGGCATGATTTAAAGAGCCTTTTAAGACAGGGCGCGGATGATCAGGTCGTTAGAAATCATCTGATCGCTCTTTGGGAAAAGCGGCGTGACCGTTACAGTGAAGAGCGTTCTTCAGGAGAAGAAAGCAAAAATCAACATCGTATAGAGATGAACTATATCGGTGGATGA
- the accC gene encoding acetyl-CoA carboxylase biotin carboxylase subunit, translated as MFSKILIANRGEIALRIQRACREMGIKTIAVHSTADADAMHVRLADQAVCIGPPSARDSYLNVAAILSAATITGAEAIHPGYGFLSENAEFAETVEEHGLAFIGPTAQHIRMMGDKITAKTTMEELGVPLVPGSDGALKNLSEARQVAEQVGYPVLIKAAAGGGGRGMKVAHSADEIEEAWTVARTEARAAFGNDEVYLEKYLNRPRHIELQILGDQYGNVVHFGERDCSLQRRHQKLLEEAGSPVLTDAEREEIGQTVTKALSRMGYRNAGTLEFLYQDGQFSFIEMNTRLQVEHPVTEMVCNVDLVKEQIRVAAGEKLGYTQKDIKMSGHAIECRINAEDPETFLPSPGTINVFHAPGGLGVRMDSAIFAGYRIPPYYDSMIAKLIVHAPTRAEAIARMHRALDECVVDGVKTVIPLHRKILSDPSFQKGDYTIHWLEQFVAAQSKS; from the coding sequence ATGTTTTCGAAGATTCTTATTGCCAATCGAGGTGAGATTGCACTGCGTATTCAGCGCGCTTGCCGAGAGATGGGTATAAAAACGATAGCGGTTCATTCCACAGCAGATGCTGATGCCATGCATGTTCGCTTGGCAGATCAGGCTGTTTGCATTGGCCCACCTAGTGCACGAGACTCCTATCTGAATGTTGCTGCTATTTTATCTGCGGCAACAATTACAGGTGCCGAGGCAATCCATCCTGGATATGGCTTTTTGTCTGAAAATGCAGAATTTGCAGAGACAGTTGAAGAGCATGGTTTGGCTTTTATTGGTCCGACAGCCCAGCATATTCGAATGATGGGAGACAAGATCACTGCTAAGACGACGATGGAAGAATTGGGGGTCCCTCTTGTTCCTGGCTCTGACGGTGCTTTGAAAAATTTAAGCGAAGCGCGTCAGGTAGCGGAGCAAGTTGGCTATCCGGTTCTTATTAAGGCTGCGGCTGGTGGCGGTGGCCGTGGTATGAAAGTAGCTCACTCTGCAGATGAGATTGAGGAAGCTTGGACGGTAGCGCGAACAGAAGCTCGTGCAGCTTTTGGTAATGACGAAGTTTACCTTGAAAAATATCTTAACCGTCCACGGCACATTGAGCTTCAAATTTTAGGTGATCAATACGGGAACGTTGTGCATTTTGGTGAGCGTGACTGTTCTTTGCAGCGACGCCATCAGAAGCTTTTGGAAGAAGCAGGCTCACCTGTACTAACAGATGCAGAACGTGAAGAAATTGGGCAAACGGTTACAAAAGCTCTTTCCCGGATGGGATATCGTAATGCTGGGACGTTAGAATTTTTGTATCAGGACGGTCAGTTCTCTTTTATTGAGATGAATACGCGTCTGCAGGTTGAGCACCCTGTTACAGAAATGGTGTGTAATGTTGATCTGGTAAAAGAGCAGATTCGCGTGGCAGCCGGTGAGAAGCTTGGCTATACACAAAAAGACATAAAAATGTCAGGCCATGCGATTGAATGCCGTATCAATGCGGAAGATCCTGAAACGTTCTTACCAAGCCCTGGAACGATTAATGTATTCCATGCTCCTGGTGGGCTAGGGGTTCGTATGGATAGTGCTATTTTTGCCGGATATCGTATTCCTCCTTATTACGATAGTATGATCGCGAAGCTTATTGTTCATGCTCCAACGCGTGCAGAAGCGATTGCTCGGATGCATCGTGCTTTAGATGAATGTGTTGTAGATGGAGTGAAAACAGTTATTCCACTACATCGTAAGATTCTATCAGACCCTTCTTTTCAAAAGGGGGATTATACTATTCACTGGCTAGAGCAGTTTGTCGCGGCTCAAAGCAAATCTTAA
- a CDS encoding NTP transferase domain-containing protein yields the protein MTLLYGLVLAGGKSSRMGEDKAALSYHGVPQLEAAFDLVKPFVAQCFVSVRADQKGDALRGRFDQIIDTVDIEGPSAGLLSAYEQYPDVAWLVLACDLPMVDRGTLETLISARDAQCSAVAYRSEYDGLPEPLCAIWEPNALMGLAQQVKGGKTCPRKLLLNNHTLIIDPPKAGALDNINTPQERLRIQNRVK from the coding sequence ATGACCCTGCTTTATGGACTGGTGCTAGCAGGTGGAAAAAGCTCTCGCATGGGAGAAGATAAAGCCGCTCTTTCTTATCATGGTGTTCCTCAGCTTGAAGCCGCTTTTGATTTAGTAAAGCCGTTTGTTGCGCAATGTTTTGTTTCTGTAAGAGCGGACCAAAAGGGAGATGCTTTGCGAGGCCGTTTTGATCAGATTATAGATACAGTTGATATTGAAGGGCCTTCTGCCGGACTTTTATCAGCATATGAGCAATATCCAGATGTTGCATGGCTGGTCTTGGCATGTGACTTACCGATGGTGGATCGTGGCACATTGGAAACATTGATATCTGCACGGGATGCTCAGTGTAGTGCTGTGGCATATCGGAGTGAATATGATGGTTTGCCCGAGCCGTTATGTGCCATTTGGGAGCCGAATGCTTTAATGGGGTTGGCTCAGCAGGTGAAAGGTGGGAAAACTTGTCCCCGAAAATTATTATTGAATAACCATACGCTGATTATAGATCCACCGAAGGCTGGAGCTCTTGATAATATTAATACCCCACAAGAGCGTTTGCGCATACAGAATAGGGTAAAATAA
- a CDS encoding septal ring lytic transglycosylase RlpA family protein gives MPHIISQLHSSVSKLRLRHAVFFVLLCGVSLPAHAADDSPAPLTPAPHTSWASAVRAALARKAHKVATWTQSGVASWYGRHFHGRKTSDGSTFNSNDLTAAHPSLPLGTKLLVTSEDTGRSVVVTVNDRGPFNHRIIDLSHAAAEKIGMVNSGTAHVKIAPLAPKNASQNEVAEAPSSAKTVQEPQQP, from the coding sequence ATGCCTCATATAATATCTCAACTTCATTCTTCCGTATCTAAATTGCGTTTGCGCCACGCTGTTTTTTTTGTGTTGCTATGCGGAGTTAGTCTGCCGGCTCATGCCGCTGACGATTCTCCCGCTCCCCTCACCCCTGCGCCCCATACAAGCTGGGCCTCCGCAGTACGTGCGGCCCTTGCCAGAAAAGCACATAAAGTTGCGACATGGACACAAAGTGGCGTTGCCAGCTGGTACGGCCGCCATTTTCACGGAAGAAAAACCAGCGATGGCTCCACATTTAACTCGAATGACTTAACAGCAGCACATCCCTCATTACCACTTGGCACCAAACTACTCGTCACTTCTGAAGATACAGGCCGATCTGTTGTTGTTACCGTCAATGATCGTGGTCCATTTAATCATCGGATTATTGACTTATCGCATGCTGCTGCTGAAAAAATTGGAATGGTAAACTCGGGCACAGCTCATGTGAAAATTGCGCCACTAGCTCCTAAAAATGCTTCACAAAATGAAGTTGCAGAGGCCCCATCTTCTGCAAAGACTGTGCAAGAGCCTCAACAACCTTAA
- a CDS encoding NIPSNAP family protein: MLQYAETICVDAKIGHVPHVVSALSDLENAGAWVTEVGQLNQLLLFYSSSNLLDLQRQRAALLAKIPQEFILQTDITTWRVIAPVLPMGVYGQAYEWRCYHVLPNEMEKVEREFLSALNRRVEVSPLMCGLISLEGTPRIAHLWPYGDVKDRQEKRAQAVAAGGWPPKVAPYLYKMKNALLSPLASSQWK, translated from the coding sequence ATGTTGCAATACGCAGAAACGATATGTGTCGATGCAAAGATTGGTCATGTACCACATGTGGTTTCTGCGTTGTCAGATTTGGAAAATGCAGGGGCCTGGGTAACGGAAGTTGGCCAGCTTAACCAACTCTTGCTCTTTTACTCTTCATCTAATTTGCTTGACCTTCAAAGGCAGCGTGCCGCGTTGCTTGCTAAAATTCCTCAAGAGTTCATTCTTCAAACGGATATTACGACTTGGCGTGTGATTGCTCCCGTATTGCCGATGGGAGTGTATGGCCAAGCGTATGAATGGCGGTGTTATCACGTTCTGCCAAATGAGATGGAGAAAGTAGAGCGTGAGTTTTTGTCTGCTTTGAACCGGCGCGTTGAAGTCTCTCCATTAATGTGTGGTTTGATCTCTTTAGAGGGGACGCCGCGTATTGCGCATTTATGGCCGTATGGTGATGTGAAGGACAGACAGGAGAAAAGGGCGCAAGCCGTTGCCGCTGGAGGTTGGCCTCCTAAGGTTGCTCCATATTTATACAAGATGAAAAATGCATTATTATCACCACTCGCATCTTCTCAATGGAAATGA
- a CDS encoding type III PLP-dependent enzyme: MTPKITRFLTEQVPATPCLIVDLDVVEQHYHDLHKALPDGKIFYAIKANPAPAILKRLVSLGSCFDAASLQEVQMCLDAGADPKHISYGNTLKKPSAITEAYAKGINLFVFDSLEELEKIAQHAPGSRVFCRLAVENEGADWPLSRKFGTTTAHAHTLMLRAKELNLIPYGLSFHVGSQQTGIAAYQHAIRAVSTLFNDLCHEGIDLQMLNLGGGFPTHYREKIPPIYDFAKAIDDALTEYFPHKRPEIFLEPGRYMVGQAGTVSTEVILVSRRGGAETDPRWVYLDIGRFGGLAETEGEAIRYQFRTPHDQTGGSTSPCIVAGPSCDGIDILYEKNRVAFPDALKSGDRIEILATGAYVSTYCSVGFNGFPPLEEYYI, from the coding sequence ATGACTCCCAAAATCACCCGGTTTCTTACTGAGCAAGTTCCGGCTACTCCCTGCCTTATCGTAGATCTTGATGTTGTTGAGCAACATTATCACGACCTCCATAAGGCGCTCCCTGATGGTAAGATTTTTTATGCCATCAAAGCTAATCCTGCTCCTGCTATATTGAAACGCTTAGTTTCTCTTGGCTCTTGCTTTGATGCGGCCTCCTTGCAAGAGGTTCAGATGTGCTTAGATGCGGGCGCCGACCCCAAGCATATTTCTTACGGCAATACGCTTAAAAAGCCCTCTGCCATCACAGAAGCATATGCAAAAGGCATCAATCTGTTTGTGTTTGACAGCTTAGAAGAGCTGGAGAAAATTGCACAACATGCCCCTGGAAGCCGTGTCTTTTGCCGCCTTGCTGTGGAAAACGAAGGTGCCGATTGGCCTCTTTCTCGCAAGTTTGGCACGACTACGGCACATGCCCACACCCTCATGCTTCGTGCAAAAGAATTAAATCTTATCCCTTATGGGTTATCCTTCCACGTTGGAAGCCAACAAACAGGAATCGCAGCTTACCAGCATGCCATTCGCGCTGTCTCTACTCTTTTTAATGACTTATGCCATGAGGGTATTGACCTCCAGATGCTTAATCTGGGTGGTGGTTTCCCCACTCACTATCGTGAAAAAATTCCACCTATTTATGACTTCGCAAAAGCCATTGACGACGCGTTAACGGAGTATTTTCCTCACAAAAGACCAGAGATCTTTCTGGAACCAGGCCGTTATATGGTTGGTCAGGCAGGAACGGTTTCCACAGAGGTTATTCTCGTAAGCCGTCGCGGTGGCGCTGAGACAGACCCTCGATGGGTTTACCTTGATATCGGACGATTTGGTGGTTTAGCCGAAACGGAAGGCGAAGCTATTCGGTATCAATTCCGCACCCCGCATGATCAGACTGGGGGTTCAACCTCTCCCTGTATTGTTGCTGGCCCAAGCTGTGACGGCATTGACATCTTATACGAAAAAAATCGTGTCGCTTTTCCCGATGCTCTCAAAAGTGGAGATCGTATCGAAATCCTAGCAACAGGAGCGTATGTCTCTACATATTGCTCGGTAGGGTTTAATGGTTTTCCACCATTAGAAGAGTATTACATTTAA
- a CDS encoding acetyl-CoA carboxylase biotin carboxyl carrier protein, whose translation MSRMLVDKDAIRALADILTETGLTEIEIAEADSRIRVARGSTVVQAAAPVAAAAPATGSVAEAAPAVANPEKHPGMVPSPMVGVVYLTPDPASPPFAQEGQTVSAGQTIMLIEAMKTFNQIKAPRSGVLTKFLVETGQPVEYSEPLAIIE comes from the coding sequence ATGAGCCGTATGCTCGTGGATAAGGATGCCATTCGGGCATTGGCCGATATTTTAACGGAAACCGGCCTAACTGAAATTGAAATAGCAGAAGCGGATAGCCGTATCCGGGTAGCGCGCGGAAGCACTGTTGTGCAGGCTGCTGCTCCTGTTGCTGCTGCGGCACCTGCAACAGGTAGTGTTGCTGAGGCAGCGCCCGCTGTTGCGAACCCTGAAAAACACCCAGGAATGGTTCCAAGCCCAATGGTGGGTGTGGTTTATCTGACTCCCGATCCTGCTTCGCCTCCTTTTGCACAAGAAGGTCAAACGGTATCAGCCGGTCAAACGATCATGCTGATTGAAGCGATGAAAACATTTAACCAAATTAAGGCCCCTCGTTCCGGTGTGCTGACCAAGTTTTTAGTAGAGACAGGTCAACCTGTTGAGTACAGCGAGCCTTTGGCGATTATTGAATAA
- a CDS encoding molybdopterin molybdotransferase MoeA, translating into MEQNLQELLSVQKAEKLVLGYACPFGTERISLPEASGRILRQTIKAERAQPPYDRVMMDGVAYRYVADRREFLCHGVQRAGKPPKILPDGASCIEVMTGAVLPEGADVVVPVERIIKEGKHIRLQEGYYPEKGQFIHVKAADCKAGSELLKSGARLNAPALGVLAGNGYAEVEVSRIPSIALVSTGDELVDVGAAVKTWQIRRSNEYALMGVLAEKGLTKVERFVIRDELSETIAQLQNILERHDVIILSGGVSMGAFDYVPTALAKLRVEKVFHKVAQRPGKPLWFGVGPEGQRVFGLPGNPVSALSCAARYILPMLKTALCYAEVAAYPVEMTESVNLVPEMARFLPVKISHDQTGKLLAHPRPIATSGDFNFLAETDGIVELPPGVGRFDAGGHALFYEW; encoded by the coding sequence ATGGAGCAAAATTTGCAAGAACTCCTAAGCGTACAAAAAGCAGAAAAACTTGTATTGGGATATGCGTGTCCGTTTGGAACCGAGCGTATTTCATTGCCTGAAGCGTCAGGGCGTATTTTGCGGCAGACGATCAAGGCTGAAAGAGCTCAGCCGCCTTATGATCGTGTGATGATGGATGGCGTTGCGTATCGTTATGTAGCCGATCGACGTGAGTTTTTGTGCCACGGTGTTCAGAGGGCGGGGAAACCGCCTAAAATATTGCCTGATGGTGCTTCATGTATTGAGGTGATGACAGGCGCTGTGTTGCCTGAAGGTGCAGATGTTGTTGTCCCTGTTGAGCGGATTATAAAAGAAGGAAAACATATTCGCCTTCAAGAGGGATATTACCCTGAAAAAGGACAATTCATTCATGTTAAAGCAGCGGATTGTAAGGCTGGATCCGAGCTTTTAAAGTCAGGTGCTCGTTTAAATGCTCCCGCATTGGGCGTCCTGGCTGGGAACGGATATGCAGAGGTTGAGGTTTCTCGAATACCATCGATTGCACTTGTTTCTACGGGAGATGAATTGGTTGATGTTGGAGCGGCTGTAAAAACTTGGCAAATTCGTCGCTCTAATGAATATGCTTTAATGGGGGTTTTGGCTGAGAAAGGTCTAACCAAGGTTGAACGATTTGTTATTCGGGATGAATTGTCTGAAACAATCGCTCAGTTGCAAAATATTTTAGAGCGGCATGATGTTATTATTCTAAGTGGTGGTGTTTCAATGGGCGCGTTTGATTATGTCCCCACCGCTTTGGCTAAGTTGCGGGTTGAGAAAGTTTTTCATAAGGTTGCTCAGCGCCCCGGGAAACCTCTTTGGTTTGGTGTAGGGCCTGAAGGACAACGTGTTTTTGGTCTGCCGGGTAACCCCGTGTCTGCACTATCCTGCGCTGCTCGTTATATTTTACCAATGTTAAAAACAGCACTATGTTATGCTGAAGTAGCAGCGTATCCGGTTGAGATGACTGAATCTGTTAATCTGGTTCCTGAGATGGCGCGCTTTCTTCCTGTAAAAATTTCTCATGATCAGACTGGAAAATTATTGGCTCACCCCCGACCTATTGCAACATCGGGAGATTTTAATTTTTTGGCTGAAACAGATGGAATTGTTGAACTTCCTCCGGGAGTAGGCCGGTTTGATGCAGGCGGACATGCTTTATTTTATGAATGGTAA
- a CDS encoding molybdenum cofactor biosynthesis protein MoaE, with product MSFNVFSFPVDLNQLREELRLAEAGGFCSFEGWVRNHNEGHAVSGLEYEAYELLAQKEGERILEEARGRFEINHAVAMHRTGFLKIGDVAVWIGVSAPHRDAAFQACRYIIDEIKRRVPVWKKEHYVDGRAEWVACHHCENGAHHL from the coding sequence ATGTCTTTTAACGTTTTTTCTTTCCCGGTGGATTTGAACCAGTTGCGTGAGGAGCTACGCCTTGCAGAGGCGGGTGGCTTTTGTTCATTTGAGGGGTGGGTTCGTAATCATAACGAAGGGCATGCTGTAAGCGGTCTGGAGTATGAAGCGTATGAACTTTTAGCTCAAAAAGAGGGTGAGCGGATTTTAGAAGAAGCTCGTGGGCGGTTTGAGATTAATCATGCTGTTGCAATGCATCGGACGGGCTTTTTGAAAATTGGGGATGTTGCGGTGTGGATAGGTGTTTCTGCTCCTCATCGGGATGCTGCTTTTCAGGCATGTCGCTATATTATTGATGAAATAAAACGGCGCGTTCCTGTTTGGAAAAAAGAGCATTACGTGGATGGGCGTGCAGAGTGGGTCGCATGTCATCATTGTGAGAATGGAGCCCACCATTTGTAG